One segment of Meriones unguiculatus strain TT.TT164.6M chromosome X, Bangor_MerUng_6.1, whole genome shotgun sequence DNA contains the following:
- the Pwwp4 gene encoding PWWP domain-containing DNA repair factor 4: protein MGSAEYVLCGWKGQLWPARVLSRPRTSVHSKRRGAPFLEVQILPMGEKIRVRSTEVKPLTKSEIVTIASTAGKESQGSSFPGQNRAYRRALKVALDILGEGASLLQGGRAGGRRTSTTTSPKVPKEQASSSPGQCLQLQGNNQKDQELSQRSPGKQGHCQGPVLRMGSQKVPAMQGGKAQAHTAVGPPHFEMQGNLLRGIKEGSRYSATAGNAGHNLGMRKLSTSKLRPLSAPTSREGAQAKNEQQAASRPPRRLSTSSKALKQQTGLEIWATGVQGKTTLPENKENPGPGTLRPAANRATTACMPPIPRLRRSLRIASKKRNIYMPCPQCRFPEVQPQVHSKATNTKFKRRGTGIQEGGQATKVISAQPPNTIEEGMLVWFKFQDLPFWPAVVKSVSQKDKTARVLLIEGNMQFEHRGVRVPLHKLKYLDCGEKISLMKRASRVYKHGISWCFSVIDHYREGLACGSFLGSFMDYYTAQASYPLRRAIQEGELHIDFPKVSYADLEDWEEETALGGKRPHKKLLPDRMRAAWDRANQKLVDFIVKRKGADQHLRDIMKGRKQSKWLDDLWKSRREVFCIETYLEDEDQLHLVARHLQEIAKEADEALLSLTRGDKVRFTMEVLFPEAIICSIAALDELSYKEAEEKYLRGPPVHYREKELFNKTILKAARKRSAARIGASRAPPAPIP from the coding sequence ATGGGCTCCGCAGAGTATGTGCTCTGTGGCTGGAAGGGTCAGCTATGGCCTGCAAGGGTTTTGTCCAGACCCAGAACCTCAGTCCATAGTAAGAGGAGAGGGGCCCCTTTCCTGGAGGTACAAATCCTGCCTATGGGTGAGAAGATAAGAGTGAGGAGCACCGAGGTAAAGCCCCTAACCAAGTCTGAAATTGTGACCATCGCCTCCACAGCAGGGAAGGAGTCACAGGGCAGTAGCTTTCCAGGGCAGAACAGGGCATACAGGAGAGCACTCAAGGTGGCACTAGATATCCTGGGCGAGGGAGCCTCTTTGTTACAAGGAGGAAGGGCAGGTGGCCGGAGAACCAGCACAACAACTTCTCCAAAGGTTCCGAAAGAGCAGGCCAGCTCCAGCCCAGGCCAGTGCCTGCAGCTCCAAGGGAACAACCAGAAAGACCAAGAGCTCTCCCAGAGGAGTCCTGGAAAGCAGGGCCACTGCCAGGGTCCTGTGTTGCGGATGGGCTCACAGAAAGTGCCCGCAATGCAAGGGGGGAAAGCCCAGGCACACACTGCTGTTGGACCCCCACACTTTGAGATGCAAGGGAATCTGCTAAGAGGCATCAAAGAGGGGTCAAGATACTCAGCAACTGCAGGAAATGCTGGTCATAATTTAGGGATGAGAAAGCTGAGCACATCTAAGCTCAGGCCTTTGAGTGCCCCAACCTCCCGGGAGGGTGCCCAGGCTAAGAATGAGCAACAGGCTGCCTCTAGGCCACCAAGGCGCCTCTCAACCTCATCCAAAGCCCTCAAGCAACAAACAGGGCTAGAGATCTGGGCTACTGGAGTTCAAGGGAAGACCACTCTCCCAGAGAACAAGGAAAACCCCGGCCCAGGAACCCTGAGGCCAGCTGCAAACAGGGCAACAACAGCTTGCATGCCCCCAATCCCGAGGCTGCGAAGATCCCTCCGCATTGCTAGCAAGAAAAGGAATATCTACATGCCATGTCCACAGTGCAGGTTCCCAGAAGTGCAACCTCAGGTGCACTCAAAGGCGACTAACACCAAGTTCAAGAGGAGGGGGACCGGGATTCAGGAAGGAGGCCAAGCCACCAAGGTGATTTCTGCCCAGCCGCCAAATACTATTGAAGAAGGAATGCTGGTCTGGTTCAAATTTCAAGACCTTCCTTTCTGGCCAGCAGTGGTGAAGAGTGTCAGCCAAAAAGACAAGACAGCAAGGGTCCTGTTGATTGAAGGCAACATGCAGTTTGAGCACAGGGGTGTCCGTGTCCCTCTCCACAAGCTGAAATATCTGGACTGTGGAGAGAAAATATCACTCATGAAGAGAGCCAGCAGAGTGTACAAACATGGCATCAGCTGGTGCTTCTCCGTGATCGACCACTACCGAGAGGGCCTAGCCTGTGGCTCCTTCCTGGGCTCCTTTATGGACTACTACACCGCCCAAGCCAGTTACCCGCTAAGGAGAGCCATCCAGGAGGGGGAACTACATATTGATTTCCCCAAGGTGAGCTATGCCGATCTGGAAGACTGGGAGGAGGAGACGGCCCTCGGTGGGAAGAGGCCCCACAAGAAACTCCTACCTGACCGCATGAGGGCTGCTTGGGACAGAGCCAACCAGAAGCTCGTGGACTTCATAGTGAAGAGAAAGGGGGCCGACCAGCACCTGCGGGACATCATGAAGGGCAGAAAACAGTCCAAGTGGCTGGATGATCTTTGGAAATCAAGGAGGGAAGTCTTCTGCATTGAGACCTACCTGGAGGATGAGGACCAATTGCATCTTGTGGCCAGGCATTTGCAAGAAATAGCCAAGGAAGCAGATGAGGCCCTGCTCTCGCTGACAAGAGGAGACAAGGTGCGGTTTACCATGGAGGTGCTTTTCCCAGAAGCAATCATCTGCTCCATCGCTGCCCTGGATGAGCTTAGCTacaaggaagcagaagagaagtaCCTCCGTGGCCCACCCGTGCACTACCGAGAGAAAGAGCTATTCAACAAGACCATCTTAAAGGCTGCCCGGAAGAGGTCAGCAGCCAGGATTGGGGCTTCCAGGGCCCCTCCTGCGCCCATTCCTTAG